A genomic region of Dictyoglomus sp. NZ13-RE01 contains the following coding sequences:
- a CDS encoding serine/threonine protein phosphatase, translated as MKVLALADFESPALYERFNHTPYKGVEAVISCGDVLPELLEYLVDVLNVPVFYVLGNHDERYLKEPPKGCENIDGKIITFGGMRILGLGGSQRYSDGVLQYTEKEMSWRIRKLYFKLRKGVDIIVTHAPPYGIHEGNDYAHRGFKVFLDLINKYQPLYFLHGHTHMNYNFRSSRISQIGRTKIINCSGFVVLDL; from the coding sequence TTGAAGGTTTTAGCTTTAGCTGATTTTGAATCTCCTGCATTATATGAGAGATTTAATCATACTCCATATAAAGGTGTAGAAGCGGTAATATCATGTGGTGATGTATTGCCAGAGTTATTGGAGTATCTCGTAGATGTATTAAATGTTCCTGTTTTTTATGTTTTAGGAAATCATGACGAAAGATATCTAAAGGAGCCTCCCAAAGGATGTGAAAATATTGACGGAAAAATAATTACTTTTGGAGGAATGAGAATTTTAGGTTTGGGAGGCTCCCAAAGGTATAGTGATGGGGTTCTTCAATATACTGAAAAGGAAATGAGCTGGAGAATTAGGAAGCTATATTTCAAGTTAAGAAAAGGAGTCGATATAATTGTTACACATGCTCCACCTTATGGGATCCATGAAGGGAATGATTATGCCCACAGAGGATTTAAAGTTTTTTTAGATTTAATTAACAAATACCAGCCATTATATTTTCTCCATGGGCATACTCATATGAATTATAACTTTAGGAGTTCCAGAATTTCTCAGATTGGAAGAACAAAAATAATTAATTGTTCTGGTTTTGTAGTTTTAGATTTATGA
- a CDS encoding transcriptional regulator → MRFLLRNIFKKHKRLKSFEEKLKEERAVSWRDLGYQTIEVDKIVGSVGRYLDFDEEFRPLKESSIHRLRELENAILRGKILPPIEVYKIKDEYYVLDGNHRVAIAKKLGQKEIDAHVIEYLPPEDSLENILFRERADFELITGLKDIVLTEVGQYKKLLNQIMEHKYYMSERKGREVNIKDAAKDWYKNIYLPIIKEIEKERIIEAFPGRTLADLYVYISDHKWLESQKRGYDIGFHKAIEDFKNLVPGTSLKDKIKEIFKINI, encoded by the coding sequence ATGAGATTTTTGTTGAGAAACATATTTAAAAAACATAAGCGATTAAAGAGTTTTGAGGAGAAACTGAAAGAAGAAAGAGCAGTTTCTTGGAGAGATTTAGGTTATCAAACCATAGAGGTAGATAAAATTGTTGGAAGTGTAGGAAGATATTTAGATTTTGATGAGGAGTTTAGACCATTAAAAGAGAGTTCTATTCATAGATTAAGAGAGTTAGAAAATGCTATATTAAGAGGAAAAATTTTGCCACCTATAGAAGTTTATAAGATAAAGGATGAATATTATGTTTTAGATGGTAACCATAGAGTAGCTATTGCAAAAAAATTGGGACAAAAAGAGATCGATGCTCACGTAATAGAGTATCTACCACCTGAAGATTCCTTGGAAAATATACTTTTCAGAGAAAGAGCGGATTTTGAGCTAATTACAGGTCTTAAAGATATCGTTTTAACAGAGGTGGGACAATATAAGAAGTTATTAAATCAAATAATGGAGCATAAGTATTACATGAGTGAGAGAAAGGGTAGGGAAGTAAATATAAAAGATGCAGCAAAAGATTGGTATAAAAATATTTACCTTCCAATCATAAAAGAGATTGAAAAGGAAAGAATTATTGAAGCTTTTCCCGGAAGAACTTTAGCGGATCTGTATGTATATATATCTGATCATAAATGGCTTGAGAGTCAAAAAAGAGGATATGATATAGGATTTCATAAAGCAATAGAGGATTTCAAGAATTTGGTCCCAGGTACTTCTTTGAAGGATAAGATTAAAGAAATTTTTAAGATAAATATTTAA
- a CDS encoding DNA helicase UvrD: MKFIADFHIHSKYSRATSSDMDLENLSKWAKIKGIQLLGTGDFTHPLWFSELRDKLKEKSYGIYEYNGVNFILTTEISNIYQQNGKVRRIHILLFSPSIEITYKINRLLEKFGNLNNDGRPTFGVNLRNLLPLIWEISEEIYVVPAHMWTPWFSIFGSQSGFNSIEEAFGNLSNKIFAGETGLSSDPKMNWRLSSLDRICLISNSDAHSPNKIGREANVFQCDLNYREIFNAIKNQDKTKFLFTIEFFPEEGKYHYDGHRNCNVVLSPKESIKLNNICPICGKPLTIGVAHRVEELADREEGFIPEHKIPYINLVPLEEIIAQALGKDSSSSIVQKEYFKMINTLGTELDILMNISIEEIQRVSGPKISEGIKNMREGKISVEPGFDGVYGKIKVFNEGKDQLSLF; encoded by the coding sequence ATGAAATTTATTGCAGATTTTCATATTCACTCAAAATATAGTAGAGCTACAAGCTCAGACATGGATTTGGAAAATCTAAGTAAATGGGCAAAAATAAAAGGAATTCAACTTTTAGGAACCGGAGATTTCACTCATCCCTTATGGTTTTCAGAACTTAGAGATAAATTAAAAGAAAAAAGTTATGGGATATATGAGTATAATGGAGTAAACTTTATATTAACCACTGAAATTAGCAATATATATCAACAAAATGGAAAAGTAAGAAGAATACATATACTATTATTTTCCCCATCAATTGAGATTACATATAAGATTAATCGTTTGTTGGAGAAGTTTGGCAATCTTAATAATGATGGCAGACCTACTTTTGGTGTAAATTTAAGAAACTTACTTCCATTAATTTGGGAAATATCTGAGGAGATTTATGTAGTCCCAGCCCATATGTGGACCCCCTGGTTCTCCATCTTTGGTTCTCAATCGGGCTTTAACTCTATAGAAGAAGCTTTTGGGAATCTTTCTAATAAAATTTTTGCAGGAGAAACAGGATTAAGTAGTGATCCAAAAATGAATTGGAGACTCTCAAGCCTTGATAGAATATGTCTCATATCAAATTCAGATGCCCACTCTCCAAATAAGATAGGTAGAGAAGCAAATGTTTTTCAATGTGATCTAAATTATAGAGAAATTTTCAATGCCATAAAAAATCAAGATAAAACTAAATTTCTTTTTACTATAGAATTTTTTCCAGAAGAAGGGAAATATCATTATGATGGACATAGAAACTGCAATGTGGTTCTCTCACCAAAGGAGAGTATTAAATTAAACAATATATGCCCAATTTGTGGAAAACCTTTAACTATCGGAGTAGCCCATAGAGTAGAAGAATTAGCAGATAGAGAAGAGGGCTTTATACCTGAACATAAAATTCCTTATATAAATTTAGTCCCTTTAGAAGAAATTATTGCTCAAGCTTTGGGAAAAGATTCCTCTTCTTCTATTGTTCAAAAAGAATATTTTAAAATGATTAATACTTTAGGAACAGAATTGGATATTTTGATGAATATTTCTATTGAGGAGATTCAAAGAGTATCTGGACCAAAAATTTCAGAAGGAATAAAAAATATGAGAGAGGGTAAAATATCAGTAGAACCTGGTTTTGACGGGGTTTATGGTAAAATAAAAGTTTTTAATGAAGGAAAAGATCAATTATCTCTATTTTAA
- a CDS encoding acetylxylan esterase — protein sequence MFFDMTLPELEKYLPEVEEPKDFDQFWKRTLEKSREFPLNPVFEKVDIEFKTLEFYDVTFSGYMGQRIKGWFILPKNTKEKLPCIVEFIGYGGGRSFPTDWLFWASAGYAHLVMDTRGQGSSWSKGDTPDYDSEPFDPSYSGFMTRGILNPEKYYYRRVFTDGVRAVETAMSHPMVDKDKIAVTGGSQGGGISIAVAGLSEDVKLLMPDVPFLCHYRRAISITNDYPYYEIVQYLKAHRDKESIVFKTLSYFDGVNFAKRSKAKALFSVALMDTVCPPSTVFAAYNYFPGEKEIRVYPFNGHEGGGPFQAIEKLKFVKKHFG from the coding sequence ATGTTTTTTGATATGACTTTGCCGGAATTGGAAAAATATCTTCCAGAGGTTGAAGAACCCAAAGATTTTGATCAATTTTGGAAGAGAACCCTTGAAAAATCAAGAGAATTCCCTCTTAATCCAGTATTTGAAAAAGTGGATATAGAATTTAAAACTTTGGAGTTTTATGATGTTACCTTCTCAGGATATATGGGACAAAGAATTAAAGGTTGGTTTATTTTACCTAAAAATACCAAAGAAAAACTTCCTTGTATTGTAGAGTTTATTGGCTATGGAGGAGGTAGAAGTTTTCCAACCGATTGGCTCTTTTGGGCGAGTGCAGGTTATGCCCATTTAGTTATGGATACAAGAGGTCAAGGAAGCTCTTGGAGTAAAGGAGATACTCCTGATTATGACAGTGAGCCTTTTGATCCTTCTTATTCAGGATTTATGACAAGAGGAATTTTAAATCCTGAGAAGTATTATTATCGCAGAGTATTCACTGATGGGGTTAGAGCAGTGGAAACTGCCATGTCTCATCCCATGGTAGATAAAGATAAAATCGCTGTAACAGGGGGAAGTCAAGGTGGAGGAATATCTATCGCTGTGGCAGGTTTATCAGAGGATGTAAAACTTTTAATGCCAGATGTACCCTTTTTATGTCATTATAGAAGAGCTATATCTATAACAAATGATTATCCTTATTACGAGATTGTCCAATACTTAAAGGCTCATAGAGATAAGGAAAGCATCGTATTTAAGACTCTCTCTTATTTTGATGGTGTTAATTTTGCAAAAAGATCAAAGGCGAAAGCACTATTTTCTGTAGCTTTAATGGATACTGTCTGCCCACCATCTACAGTTTTTGCAGCTTATAATTATTTCCCTGGCGAAAAAGAGATAAGAGTTTATCCTTTTAATGGGCATGAAGGAGGAGGTCCTTTTCAGGCTATTGAGAAATTGAAGTTTGTAAAGAAACATTTTGGTTAA
- a CDS encoding Rrf2 family transcriptional regulator: MKLSTRSRYGLRALIYLANNQDKSPISVRTIAQNEEIPLRYLERIMRILAKRGFVKAEVGAEGGYRLAKLPEEIKILDVIEALEGRISLVLCLENNTKCKRAEICLSRPLWKEVNDALKNVLDKYTLRDFIISKEKLEV; this comes from the coding sequence ATGAAATTGTCTACAAGGTCAAGATATGGTTTAAGAGCATTAATATACTTAGCAAATAATCAGGATAAGAGTCCTATTAGTGTTCGAACCATAGCTCAAAATGAGGAAATTCCCTTAAGATATCTGGAGAGGATCATGAGGATTTTGGCTAAAAGGGGATTTGTAAAGGCAGAGGTAGGGGCAGAAGGTGGGTATAGATTGGCGAAGTTGCCAGAAGAAATTAAAATATTGGATGTTATAGAAGCATTGGAGGGTCGAATTAGTTTAGTATTGTGTTTAGAGAATAATACTAAATGCAAAAGAGCGGAGATATGTCTTTCAAGACCTTTATGGAAAGAAGTAAATGATGCTTTAAAGAATGTACTTGATAAATATACTTTAAGAGATTTTATTATCTCTAAGGAGAAATTGGAGGTTTAA
- a CDS encoding iron-sulfur cluster assembly scaffold protein, translated as MPLQYSDIVLEHFRNPRNVGVIEDADAMAIEGSPACGDQIVVYLKGDKDTKRIIDIKFQSFGCASNIATGSMLTEMVKGKTIEEAMQITWKDVAEALGGLPPIKMHCSVLAVDGLRSAIKAYLGEKKKEKITIEDLVNILSKVFYPNLPHDIVSLKLLNYINFNEKTGKVYLELLISPDDPYKNHIKEEIEEKLKMIPEVKEIEIKFLK; from the coding sequence ATGCCATTACAGTATTCTGATATTGTGTTAGAGCATTTTAGAAACCCAAGAAATGTAGGAGTTATTGAAGATGCTGATGCTATGGCTATAGAAGGAAGTCCAGCGTGCGGTGATCAAATAGTAGTTTATCTTAAAGGAGACAAAGATACAAAACGAATTATAGATATTAAGTTTCAATCTTTTGGCTGTGCTTCAAATATTGCTACAGGTTCTATGCTTACAGAGATGGTCAAGGGAAAAACTATAGAAGAAGCAATGCAGATAACATGGAAAGATGTGGCAGAAGCTTTAGGTGGTCTTCCTCCTATCAAAATGCATTGTTCAGTTCTTGCTGTAGATGGGTTAAGATCTGCCATAAAAGCATATTTAGGTGAAAAGAAAAAAGAAAAAATAACAATAGAGGATTTAGTAAATATACTATCGAAGGTATTCTATCCTAATTTACCTCATGATATTGTATCTCTAAAGCTTTTAAACTATATTAATTTTAATGAAAAGACAGGAAAAGTATATTTAGAGCTTTTGATATCTCCTGATGATCCTTATAAAAATCATATTAAGGAGGAAATAGAGGAAAAGTTGAAAATGATCCCTGAAGTTAAAGAGATAGAGATTAAGTTCTTAAAATAA
- a CDS encoding septum formation initiator — translation MKVSSVPHKKKENPFFTILAIIILIYLLKPIFLGLSDYIYYKKELEKNKKRYETLLTEVTELKYIYLNLNDHYIIEKLIREKLFMVKSGEMPIILEKN, via the coding sequence ATAAAGGTGTCATCCGTACCACATAAAAAAAAAGAAAATCCATTTTTCACAATATTAGCGATAATAATTTTAATATACCTTTTGAAACCTATTTTTCTTGGTCTCAGTGATTATATTTATTACAAAAAAGAATTAGAAAAAAATAAAAAAAGATACGAAACTTTGCTTACGGAGGTAACTGAACTTAAATATATCTATCTTAACTTAAATGACCATTATATAATCGAAAAATTAATAAGAGAAAAGTTATTCATGGTTAAGAGTGGAGAAATGCCTATTATATTAGAAAAAAATTAG
- the pyk gene encoding pyruvate kinase, whose amino-acid sequence MFRKTKIVCTIGPASEDEKTLRTLISLGMDVARLNFSHGDYNVHGERIELIRKISEELGKSTAILQDLQGPKIRIGELEKENIILKDGEEISLTPKECVGNEKILYVNYPHILEDVKEGDRILIDDGLIELKVRKINGDKVLCDIIHGGPLSSHKGVNFPDTPLRVSSLTEKDKKDVLFGIENKVDFIALSFVQRAQDIIELKEILELHDARIPVIAKIEKKEAIQNFKEILEVADGIMVARGDLAVEVSNEEVPLLQKKIIRETRLSGKPVITATQMLISMVNNPTPTRAEVSDVANAILDGTDAIMLSNETAVGKYPIEAFKMMDKIARKVEEEFPYDSFLAPLCNENITQSITYSACEISRQIKAKAIITATHSGFTARQISKYRPSVPIFAITHFPEVQRRLSLSWGVIPLLTEVFYTTDEMFDKSTRLLLQKGYINSGDTVVITAGVPMGISGMTNLIKVHVISEIIGRGHGLGGDTKIARAVIAETAKEALSKTQEGDILIIKEYSEEIASLSDKLQGLIIESEKLHPDLIALRSKGLAIIVGAEIKEKISSGEIITIDPERGVIYKGVIRTT is encoded by the coding sequence CTGTTTAGGAAAACAAAAATAGTATGTACAATTGGTCCAGCTTCAGAAGATGAGAAGACTTTGAGAACTCTAATTAGTTTAGGAATGGACGTAGCAAGATTAAATTTTTCTCATGGCGACTATAATGTCCATGGCGAAAGAATAGAACTTATTAGAAAAATTTCTGAAGAGCTTGGAAAAAGCACTGCTATACTTCAAGATTTGCAAGGGCCAAAAATAAGAATCGGAGAATTGGAAAAAGAAAATATTATTCTTAAAGATGGCGAGGAAATTTCTCTTACTCCTAAGGAATGTGTCGGTAATGAAAAAATTTTATATGTTAATTATCCACACATTTTAGAGGATGTAAAAGAAGGAGATAGAATTTTAATTGATGATGGTTTAATTGAGCTTAAGGTTAGGAAAATAAATGGAGACAAAGTTTTATGTGATATTATACATGGTGGTCCTTTATCAAGCCACAAAGGTGTTAACTTTCCTGATACACCTCTAAGAGTCTCCTCCTTAACAGAGAAAGATAAAAAAGATGTTTTGTTTGGTATTGAAAATAAAGTAGATTTTATAGCACTCTCTTTTGTGCAAAGAGCTCAGGATATAATTGAACTTAAGGAAATTTTAGAATTACATGATGCAAGAATCCCAGTTATTGCTAAAATTGAGAAGAAAGAAGCTATTCAAAATTTTAAAGAGATTTTGGAGGTTGCGGATGGAATAATGGTTGCAAGGGGAGACTTAGCAGTAGAAGTGTCAAACGAGGAAGTACCGTTGCTTCAGAAAAAGATTATCAGAGAAACAAGACTTAGCGGAAAACCAGTTATTACTGCCACTCAAATGTTGATATCTATGGTAAATAATCCAACTCCAACAAGAGCGGAGGTCAGTGATGTAGCAAACGCCATTTTAGATGGAACAGATGCAATAATGTTATCCAATGAAACAGCTGTAGGTAAGTATCCTATTGAAGCTTTTAAGATGATGGACAAAATAGCAAGAAAAGTAGAAGAAGAATTTCCTTACGATAGTTTCTTAGCCCCATTATGTAATGAGAATATAACTCAGTCTATTACCTACTCTGCCTGCGAAATATCACGTCAGATAAAAGCAAAAGCAATAATTACTGCAACCCATAGCGGATTCACAGCAAGACAAATTTCTAAGTACCGACCATCAGTACCAATCTTTGCTATTACCCACTTTCCAGAGGTACAAAGAAGATTAAGTTTATCTTGGGGTGTAATACCTTTATTAACTGAAGTTTTTTATACTACAGATGAGATGTTTGATAAATCTACTCGCCTATTACTACAAAAGGGATATATCAATAGTGGAGATACTGTGGTTATAACTGCTGGGGTACCAATGGGAATATCGGGAATGACAAATCTAATAAAAGTGCATGTTATATCAGAGATAATTGGAAGAGGGCATGGTTTAGGAGGAGATACAAAAATAGCAAGAGCTGTTATAGCAGAAACTGCAAAAGAAGCCCTTAGTAAAACACAGGAGGGAGATATACTTATAATTAAGGAATATTCGGAGGAAATTGCTTCTCTTTCTGATAAATTGCAAGGACTGATTATTGAGAGTGAAAAATTACATCCAGATCTTATTGCTCTAAGAAGTAAGGGCTTAGCAATTATTGTTGGAGCAGAAATAAAAGAAAAAATAAGCTCAGGGGAAATAATTACGATAGATCCTGAAAGAGGAGTGATATATAAAGGTGTCATCCGTACCACATAA